In Maridesulfovibrio sp., a single genomic region encodes these proteins:
- a CDS encoding DUF1566 domain-containing protein, which translates to MKRIHILTVFVSLLFFAIAAHAGSYPIVDSGQEACFNNSRQISCPDKGDSFYGQDAQYKGNQPQYRDNGDGTVSDLVTGLMWVKARGPQLSWQEAMDGAKDCRVGGYTDWRAPTIKELYSLINFNGWVQCSESSSIPFINTKYFDFKFGDTSKGNRIIDCQDWSSTSYVSRTMDGNPTAFGVNFADGRIKGYGKTHRRPMDKKYIRYVRGNPDYGKNIFVKRSDGTIEDRATGLIWQKTDSGRKLNWEQALSYCENLTYGGRNDWRLPSVKELQSIVDYSRSPETTNSAAIDPVFDVTDIESYYYSSTTHLDGPSPRAACYVAFGRAMGNFAPFRSKNKSWMDVHGAGAQRSDPKSGDPDAYSSGRGPQGDDIRIYNYVRCVAGGDVETYDPPYVKIPVWKGTAGFSGSGMRGRNGLQEFGGNPNQNGRSSFNNRNNGEMRDNSMGQGPGNRQGPPEEAFTACEGRAVGDDCTVQTPHGPLKGLCISRNKRIFCVPEGHGPGRNRRGGPQ; encoded by the coding sequence ATGAAAAGAATTCATATACTGACAGTCTTCGTCTCACTGCTGTTTTTCGCCATAGCAGCCCATGCCGGATCATACCCCATAGTGGATAGCGGGCAGGAAGCATGCTTCAACAATTCACGGCAGATAAGTTGCCCGGATAAAGGTGACAGCTTTTACGGTCAGGATGCCCAGTATAAAGGAAACCAACCGCAATACCGGGATAATGGAGACGGAACGGTTTCGGATCTGGTGACCGGTCTGATGTGGGTCAAAGCCCGAGGGCCTCAGCTTTCATGGCAGGAGGCCATGGACGGGGCAAAAGACTGCAGGGTGGGCGGATATACCGACTGGCGTGCCCCAACCATTAAGGAACTGTACTCTCTTATAAATTTTAACGGATGGGTTCAGTGTTCCGAATCAAGTTCAATTCCATTCATAAACACAAAATATTTCGATTTCAAATTTGGAGACACCTCGAAAGGAAACCGCATAATTGACTGCCAGGACTGGTCTTCGACCAGCTATGTGAGCAGAACCATGGACGGCAACCCCACCGCATTCGGAGTCAATTTCGCTGACGGACGCATAAAAGGGTATGGGAAAACACATCGCAGACCCATGGATAAAAAATACATACGTTACGTTCGTGGAAATCCTGATTACGGAAAAAATATTTTTGTTAAGCGCAGTGACGGTACTATTGAAGACAGGGCCACCGGACTCATCTGGCAGAAGACTGACAGCGGCCGGAAGCTCAACTGGGAGCAGGCTCTCAGTTACTGCGAGAATCTTACCTACGGAGGCCGCAATGACTGGCGTCTGCCAAGCGTGAAGGAACTGCAGTCAATCGTTGATTACTCACGCAGCCCAGAAACAACCAATTCTGCTGCCATCGATCCTGTATTTGATGTCACTGACATAGAATCTTATTATTACTCTTCCACAACCCATCTGGACGGCCCCAGTCCCAGAGCGGCCTGTTATGTCGCTTTCGGTCGGGCCATGGGCAATTTCGCACCTTTTCGCAGCAAGAACAAAAGCTGGATGGATGTCCACGGAGCGGGAGCACAACGCAGCGATCCCAAATCTGGTGATCCCGATGCTTATTCCTCCGGGCGCGGTCCTCAAGGGGATGATATACGCATCTACAACTATGTACGCTGTGTGGCCGGTGGCGATGTAGAAACCTATGATCCGCCTTATGTCAAAATACCCGTATGGAAAGGAACTGCAGGCTTCTCCGGTTCAGGAATGAGAGGCAGGAATGGTCTACAGGAATTCGGAGGAAATCCGAATCAGAACGGACGCTCGAGCTTCAACAACCGGAATAATGGGGAAATGAGAGACAATTCCATGGGGCAGGGTCCCGGAAACAGGCAGGGCCCGCCTGAAGAAGCATTCACAGCCTGCGAAGGACGCGCTGTCGGAGACGATTGCACAGTGCAGACTCCCCATGGCCCCCTTAAAGGACTCTGCATATCCCGCAATAAGCGGATTTTCTGTGTGCCTGAAGGCCACGGTCCCGGCAGGAACCGAAGGGGAGGACCTCAATAG
- a CDS encoding single-stranded DNA-binding protein — MAGSMNKVILIGRIGQDPKISYTTSGQAFANLSVATDEGYKDRNTGQRVDKTEWHRVVAWRQTAEFVGKYLSKGRLVLVEGKLQTRKWQDQNGQDRYTTEIVANNIQGLDSRQDAGGYQGQQGGYSQQNNQGQYNNNRQQGGYQQPQQQGGYQQPQNQQNGYQDDEDLGPAFPSEASGMDEVPF, encoded by the coding sequence ATGGCTGGAAGCATGAACAAGGTTATATTGATAGGCCGGATCGGTCAGGATCCGAAAATTTCGTACACTACCTCCGGCCAGGCATTTGCCAACCTGTCAGTCGCTACCGACGAAGGGTACAAGGACCGCAATACCGGACAGCGGGTTGATAAAACCGAATGGCACCGTGTTGTGGCCTGGCGCCAGACCGCTGAATTCGTAGGCAAATATCTTTCCAAGGGACGGCTTGTACTGGTTGAGGGTAAACTGCAGACCCGCAAGTGGCAGGACCAGAACGGTCAGGACCGCTATACGACTGAAATCGTGGCCAACAATATTCAGGGCCTGGACAGCAGACAGGATGCCGGCGGCTATCAGGGACAGCAGGGCGGCTACAGTCAGCAGAATAACCAGGGCCAGTATAACAACAACCGCCAGCAGGGCGGATATCAGCAGCCTCAGCAGCAGGGTGGCTATCAGCAACCCCAGAATCAGCAGAACGGCTATCAGGATGATGAAGATCTCGGCCCGGCTTTTCCTTCCGAGGCCAGCGGAATGGACGAGGTTCCGTTCTGA
- a CDS encoding biotin attachment protein: MLNIKELLEEIKASPYEEIEISVPHTGLVEFAGLKPGDKVKGPSGEWKEKQGTVLAKLTRERNTKSITAPEKGEIVSVRQELEGQFVEAGEVLIRIRHFLSKEEVIEQILKKALFLFNAPEKAKYYFIPEVDSKVKGSGARSVKVGEGMDLFIVSRMKRETALNYSGPEGLIYSVYFHNGDNVDAGQPLIGVCPADQLKQIQEVVNRVQSEWEERD; this comes from the coding sequence ATGCTTAATATCAAGGAATTACTTGAAGAAATAAAGGCTTCTCCGTATGAGGAAATCGAAATTTCAGTTCCGCATACCGGACTGGTGGAATTTGCCGGTCTCAAACCCGGAGACAAGGTGAAGGGACCTTCCGGGGAATGGAAGGAAAAACAGGGAACCGTGCTGGCCAAACTCACTCGCGAACGCAACACCAAGAGTATAACAGCACCGGAAAAGGGCGAAATAGTCTCTGTACGGCAGGAGCTGGAAGGGCAGTTTGTGGAAGCCGGTGAAGTCCTGATCAGGATTCGTCATTTCCTGTCCAAGGAAGAGGTTATCGAGCAGATTCTCAAGAAAGCCCTTTTTCTGTTTAATGCTCCGGAAAAGGCAAAATATTATTTTATTCCTGAGGTCGACAGCAAGGTCAAAGGTTCCGGCGCCCGTTCCGTAAAGGTCGGGGAAGGCATGGATCTTTTTATCGTTTCCCGCATGAAACGTGAAACAGCACTCAACTACAGCGGACCGGAAGGGTTGATTTATTCCGTTTATTTTCATAACGGAGACAATGTAGATGCGGGACAGCCGCTTATCGGAGTCTGTCCGGCCGATCAGCTCAAACAGATTCAGGAAGTTGTAAACCGGGTACAGAGCGAGTGGGAAGAACGCGATTAA
- a CDS encoding acetyl-CoA carboxylase carboxyl transferase subunit alpha/beta, translating into MNIDKQIDILTERLNYIRDIFGNNENANITMLGTELAEFRADVRGLSHSESVHRLTRLEDLFAFLESKLEKELTPMDRVRIVRHPQRICLADILENVYDNYTELGGLGEYSIDPSMVIAQAYISRRVGQKVVHQPVMVIGQEKGHGQEFRNGGSVKPWGNARALHYMKVAQAEGIPIHTYIFTPGSYPVEDYPGAAQQIARNIYEMSRIDVPIIAVISEGGSGGAEAIGLADRRLMLSHGYYSVISPEGAAAIEAGSGSGRRVSEELVANCARRLRITAEDNLRMGYVDRIVQEPHLGAKPNSYNFFKMLRSSVIKATNEACVSVRGIKLFRAMALKQKGSKGGEDVFMRWSLSPRARERLVEKRYEKFRSLSTGSYLDNRSIFLRVGAAIQGAAWTTRSWVVYNFVGRGIRAAKNGMEEIQAEAHIIRERTARLLRKEEKKRKPRAALSSDTRDKLFCLSNPEQGPCFEDGKWKYISVRAKEDRAYSCPNSGTEGCLDLWGPDLFGDFAGVCSHCGHHFPMEYQWYLYNVFNYADGFEFNSGIESANPLDYEGFDLKLDEARKKTGLRSACITFETRLDDINAVVICLAAPFRGGSVGAAEGEKIIRATERAQRKQLPLIAYVHGTAGIRIQEGTNGVLQMPRCTMALRRYMDAGGLYLVVYDTNSYGGSVASFLGCSAYQFGIRSSSIGFAGPRVIAETTGISVPPDYHNAWKALSRSHILGIWDRREMAKNIRQALLTMGGRNLYYR; encoded by the coding sequence ATGAACATCGATAAGCAGATAGATATCCTGACAGAGCGGTTGAACTATATTCGCGATATTTTCGGCAACAATGAAAATGCCAATATCACTATGCTCGGTACGGAACTGGCCGAATTCCGTGCCGATGTCCGGGGGCTTTCACATTCCGAATCCGTTCATCGACTGACCCGTCTGGAGGACCTTTTCGCATTTCTGGAATCCAAGCTGGAAAAGGAACTCACCCCCATGGATCGGGTGCGCATAGTCCGCCATCCGCAACGGATATGTCTGGCCGACATTCTTGAAAACGTCTACGACAACTATACCGAACTGGGCGGGCTGGGGGAATACAGCATTGATCCGTCCATGGTCATTGCTCAGGCGTACATCAGCAGGCGCGTGGGGCAGAAGGTCGTGCATCAGCCGGTCATGGTTATCGGGCAGGAGAAGGGACACGGGCAGGAGTTCCGTAACGGCGGATCAGTAAAGCCGTGGGGAAACGCCAGAGCGCTCCACTATATGAAAGTCGCACAGGCCGAGGGGATTCCCATCCATACATACATATTCACGCCCGGATCATATCCCGTGGAGGATTACCCCGGTGCAGCCCAGCAGATTGCCAGAAATATATATGAAATGTCGCGAATCGATGTGCCGATAATAGCGGTTATATCCGAGGGCGGGTCCGGAGGGGCGGAAGCCATTGGCCTTGCCGATCGTCGGCTGATGCTTTCCCATGGGTATTATTCGGTTATTTCTCCGGAGGGGGCTGCTGCCATAGAGGCCGGTTCCGGCAGCGGCAGGCGCGTCAGTGAGGAGCTTGTGGCCAATTGCGCCCGCCGACTCCGCATTACTGCCGAGGATAATCTGAGGATGGGCTATGTGGACAGGATAGTCCAGGAGCCCCATCTCGGCGCCAAACCGAACAGTTATAATTTTTTCAAGATGTTGCGGTCTTCGGTTATAAAGGCCACAAATGAGGCCTGTGTCTCCGTAAGGGGGATCAAGCTGTTCAGGGCCATGGCCCTGAAACAGAAGGGGAGCAAGGGCGGCGAAGATGTTTTCATGCGTTGGAGCCTGTCTCCCCGGGCGCGGGAAAGGCTTGTTGAAAAGCGCTATGAGAAGTTCCGCAGTCTTTCCACCGGATCATATCTGGACAACCGATCCATTTTTTTGCGGGTCGGTGCAGCTATTCAGGGCGCGGCCTGGACCACGCGGTCATGGGTTGTCTATAACTTTGTAGGTCGCGGCATACGCGCTGCAAAGAACGGAATGGAGGAGATTCAGGCCGAAGCCCATATAATTAGAGAGAGGACCGCAAGGCTGCTGCGAAAGGAAGAAAAGAAACGCAAGCCTCGCGCTGCCTTATCCTCTGACACTCGCGATAAGCTGTTCTGCCTGTCCAACCCCGAGCAGGGTCCTTGTTTCGAGGACGGGAAATGGAAATACATCAGTGTCCGGGCCAAAGAGGACCGCGCATACTCCTGCCCCAATTCCGGAACGGAAGGATGCCTCGATCTGTGGGGGCCGGATCTGTTTGGAGATTTTGCCGGGGTATGCAGCCATTGCGGACATCATTTCCCGATGGAGTACCAGTGGTATCTTTACAATGTTTTCAATTACGCAGACGGGTTCGAGTTCAATTCCGGGATAGAATCAGCCAACCCGCTGGATTACGAAGGGTTTGACCTGAAGCTTGATGAAGCCCGCAAGAAAACCGGCCTGAGATCTGCCTGCATTACTTTTGAAACCAGGCTGGACGACATCAACGCGGTTGTAATCTGTCTGGCGGCTCCGTTCAGGGGAGGGTCCGTGGGGGCTGCCGAGGGTGAAAAGATTATCCGTGCGACCGAACGGGCCCAGCGCAAGCAGCTTCCCCTGATTGCCTATGTGCATGGAACTGCCGGGATAAGGATTCAGGAAGGAACAAACGGTGTGCTGCAGATGCCGCGCTGTACCATGGCCCTGCGCCGGTATATGGATGCCGGGGGATTGTACCTTGTTGTTTACGATACCAATTCATACGGCGGTTCTGTGGCCAGTTTTCTGGGATGCTCCGCGTACCAGTTCGGTATCAGGTCCTCCAGCATCGGCTTCGCCGGACCCAGAGTCATTGCCGAGACAACCGGGATTTCAGTTCCGCCGGATTATCACAATGCCTGGAAAGCCTTGTCCCGGAGCCATATTCTGGGGATCTGGGATCGCCGTGAAATGGCGAAGAATATCCGGCAGGCATTGCTGACCATGGGCGGCAGGAATCTGTACTACAGGTAG
- a CDS encoding biotin carboxylase N-terminal domain-containing protein — MHNGRHKILIANRGEIAIRIARACVELGHGFVCVYTEADSQSGHVDYAREHGGPDSLFRIGSYRDANEIFSVADKAGATAIHPGYGFFAEDFRFARRVTERSNPLIFIGPSWWIIRELGDKINTKRLARSLGVPTVPGSDSPVYDELEAVELAGSLFSFQREQGFQSPAIMVKASAGGGGMGIEEVSDPDEFRSVYRRIRNYAKRQFNDDGVLIEQRIYDFNHLEVQVVSDREGRNHVHFGTRNCSVQSSGNQKRIEVAPGFAPDEIHYIFDAGNLLERITGHSLTMAREVNYDSVGTWEWIVTPRGEPFLMEVNTRIQVENGVSAAIASICGNDDVDIVREQVRLALGGPMDYCQQDISLCGAALEYRIIAENPAADFAPWVGCIDEFAWRDEDWLEVYTQVPAGRSYEIPTEFDPNLALAIVRGSSLRQVQERGLRFLRDLSLKGADRNGRLLESNVSYLMDKTAGLLEF; from the coding sequence TTGCATAACGGACGGCATAAAATCCTGATCGCAAACCGTGGCGAAATTGCGATTCGTATAGCGCGGGCCTGTGTCGAACTCGGTCACGGGTTCGTTTGTGTGTACACAGAGGCGGACAGCCAGAGCGGGCATGTGGACTACGCCCGTGAACATGGTGGGCCGGACTCCCTGTTCAGGATCGGTTCGTACCGCGATGCCAATGAAATTTTCAGTGTTGCGGACAAGGCCGGAGCCACTGCCATCCATCCTGGATACGGCTTTTTCGCCGAGGATTTCCGTTTTGCCCGGCGCGTTACCGAGCGCAGCAATCCACTTATATTCATAGGGCCGTCCTGGTGGATAATCAGGGAACTCGGCGACAAGATCAATACCAAGCGGCTGGCCCGCAGTCTGGGTGTGCCCACGGTTCCAGGATCGGACAGTCCCGTTTATGACGAACTTGAGGCCGTGGAACTGGCCGGTAGCCTCTTCTCATTTCAGCGGGAGCAGGGCTTTCAGTCTCCGGCCATAATGGTCAAGGCTTCCGCCGGAGGTGGAGGCATGGGGATTGAGGAAGTTTCTGATCCTGACGAGTTCCGGTCCGTATACAGACGGATCAGAAATTATGCCAAGCGGCAGTTCAATGACGATGGTGTTCTCATTGAACAGCGTATCTACGACTTCAATCACCTTGAAGTTCAGGTTGTTTCAGATCGGGAAGGTCGCAACCATGTCCATTTCGGCACCCGCAACTGTTCTGTTCAGAGCAGCGGGAACCAGAAACGCATTGAAGTTGCTCCCGGCTTCGCTCCAGATGAAATTCATTATATTTTCGATGCCGGAAACCTGCTGGAAAGAATTACCGGGCATTCTCTGACCATGGCCCGTGAGGTGAATTACGACAGTGTGGGGACCTGGGAGTGGATTGTCACGCCAAGGGGGGAACCTTTCCTCATGGAAGTGAATACCCGTATTCAGGTCGAGAACGGGGTTTCAGCCGCAATTGCTTCCATCTGCGGAAATGATGATGTGGACATCGTGCGCGAACAGGTCCGGTTGGCTCTCGGAGGTCCCATGGATTATTGCCAGCAGGATATCTCTTTGTGCGGCGCTGCATTGGAATACCGTATTATCGCTGAAAATCCTGCTGCTGATTTCGCACCATGGGTGGGCTGTATTGACGAATTCGCCTGGCGGGATGAGGATTGGCTGGAGGTTTATACTCAGGTTCCGGCTGGCAGAAGCTACGAAATTCCCACTGAATTCGATCCCAATCTTGCTCTGGCCATTGTGCGCGGAAGTTCCCTGCGTCAGGTTCAGGAACGGGGACTGCGCTTTCTCCGCGATCTGAGCCTCAAAGGTGCGGACCGCAATGGTCGTCTCCTTGAATCCAATGTTTCATATCTGATGGACAAGACTGCCGGGCTGCTGGAATTTTAG
- a CDS encoding PilZ domain-containing protein, which produces MDISFDSKNQARGAFRTSIPGLAIKISGKPAPYSVKDFSVNGLAFSSGGRKFNVGEQFSADFVLGPKVILSGLTIKIVRDIGKGLMGCIYVDLDKYQEERLDKLVLEVQKRMIMMRKQKGANS; this is translated from the coding sequence ATGGATATTTCATTTGACAGTAAGAATCAGGCCAGAGGGGCTTTCCGGACCAGCATTCCGGGACTGGCTATCAAGATTTCGGGAAAGCCGGCTCCATACTCGGTTAAGGATTTCAGCGTCAACGGGCTGGCTTTCTCCTCCGGTGGCCGGAAGTTCAATGTGGGAGAACAGTTTTCGGCCGATTTCGTGCTGGGACCGAAAGTGATTCTCTCGGGGCTGACGATCAAGATTGTGCGGGATATCGGCAAGGGGCTCATGGGCTGCATTTATGTGGATCTGGACAAATATCAGGAAGAGCGTCTCGATAAACTCGTTCTTGAGGTTCAGAAACGTATGATCATGATGCGCAAGCAGAAAGGTGCTAACAGCTGA